The following are encoded in a window of Kitasatospora sp. NBC_01250 genomic DNA:
- a CDS encoding SPFH domain-containing protein, with translation MLFWHVPAPNEALLISGSKRQAQDTQFRIVTGHGSFVMPIKQKARILSLALREAEIAEDCVTQQGIRLTVRAVTVFKVGDDSVSIANAARRFLAEQARMEELVGRIFAGHLRSIIGGLTVEQIIRERDRVAQEVKAGSHNEMEKLGIVVDALQIQEIEDATGYVTNLAAPHAAAVASQARIAQARADQEAAEREQEAMALKAQYERDTAIKRAGFVAETEQANARAAQAGPLAQAKASQEVIAEQTALAQRQAELAAQRLEAEVRRPADAEAYRLRALAEAQRDRAKFEAEGEAYRRTTLATAEAQAARVQADGAAYAERTTAEAQAAANSVRADSLRDGAQELIAANRVVENLPALVEAAAQGIAGSNLTILNGSEGVSQVAAGIVGQGLAILDVLKRATPKGSPEPQAAQPSQASQASQASQVVEVREEGRPGAVERPSQG, from the coding sequence ATGTTGTTCTGGCACGTGCCGGCGCCCAACGAGGCGCTGTTGATCTCCGGTTCCAAGCGCCAGGCCCAGGACACCCAGTTCCGGATCGTCACCGGGCACGGCAGCTTCGTGATGCCGATCAAGCAGAAGGCCAGGATCCTCTCGCTGGCGCTGCGCGAGGCGGAGATCGCCGAGGACTGCGTGACCCAGCAGGGCATCCGGCTCACCGTCCGGGCCGTCACCGTCTTCAAGGTCGGCGACGACTCGGTCTCGATCGCGAACGCGGCCCGCCGGTTCCTGGCCGAGCAGGCGCGGATGGAGGAGCTGGTCGGGCGGATCTTCGCGGGCCATCTGCGGTCCATCATCGGCGGCCTGACGGTGGAACAGATCATCCGCGAGCGCGACCGGGTGGCCCAGGAGGTCAAGGCCGGCAGCCACAACGAGATGGAGAAGCTCGGCATCGTGGTCGACGCCCTGCAGATCCAGGAGATCGAGGACGCCACCGGCTACGTGACCAACCTGGCCGCCCCGCACGCCGCCGCCGTCGCCAGTCAGGCCCGGATCGCGCAGGCCAGGGCCGACCAGGAGGCCGCCGAGCGCGAGCAGGAGGCGATGGCCCTCAAGGCGCAGTACGAGCGGGACACCGCGATCAAGCGGGCCGGCTTCGTGGCCGAGACCGAGCAGGCCAACGCCCGCGCCGCGCAGGCCGGACCGCTGGCCCAGGCGAAGGCCTCGCAGGAGGTCATCGCCGAGCAGACCGCACTGGCGCAGCGCCAGGCGGAGCTGGCCGCCCAGCGCCTGGAGGCCGAGGTGCGCCGCCCGGCCGACGCGGAGGCCTACCGGCTGCGCGCGCTGGCCGAGGCGCAGCGCGACCGGGCGAAGTTCGAGGCCGAGGGCGAGGCCTACCGGCGCACCACGCTGGCCACCGCCGAGGCCCAGGCGGCGCGGGTGCAGGCGGACGGCGCCGCGTACGCGGAGCGGACCACCGCCGAGGCGCAGGCCGCCGCCAACTCCGTGCGGGCCGACTCGCTGCGCGACGGCGCGCAGGAGCTGATCGCGGCCAACCGGGTGGTGGAGAACCTGCCGGCGCTGGTGGAGGCGGCGGCCCAGGGCATCGCGGGCTCGAACCTGACCATCCTCAACGGCAGCGAGGGCGTCAGCCAGGTCGCCGCCGGGATCGTGGGGCAGGGGCTGGCGATCCTGGACGTGCTGAAGCGCGCGACGCCCAAGGGGTCGCCGGAGCCCCAGGCAGCGCAGCCGTCGCAGGCATCCCAGGCGTCCCAGGCCTCGCAGGTGGTGGAGGTCCGCGAGGAGGGCCGGCCGGGGGCGGTGGAGCGGCCGTCGCAGGGCTGA
- a CDS encoding ABC transporter permease, with the protein MTTTTLPMISVRPPRSAFAASRAALGALIKRDLLVLRKNFGEFAGRTVMQPLLLVFVFLYVFPTIGQGVGSGGGRSGESDFATVLVPGVVAVTIMFQGIQSVAIQLSQEFGYTREIEDRVQAPCPLWLVAVARVLSGSAQGLISAVLVFPIAAVVHAPGVHAHLSVHWWVVITLIPLACLAMTSLGLVLGTTFEPRNIGLMFGFIVLPLVFLGGTYYQWTKLGAVQVGGFPWLQTLVLVNPLIYIAEGMRAGLTDASHLQLYVVYPVLIAFCVIFLSLGLRNFRRRVLS; encoded by the coding sequence ATGACCACCACGACCCTGCCCATGATCAGCGTCCGCCCGCCGCGCTCGGCCTTCGCCGCCTCCCGGGCGGCGCTCGGTGCCCTGATCAAACGCGACCTGCTGGTGCTGCGCAAGAACTTCGGCGAGTTCGCCGGCCGGACCGTCATGCAGCCGCTGCTGCTGGTCTTCGTCTTCCTGTACGTCTTCCCGACCATCGGACAGGGAGTGGGCTCGGGTGGTGGCCGCAGCGGGGAGTCCGACTTCGCCACCGTGCTGGTGCCCGGGGTGGTCGCGGTGACCATCATGTTCCAGGGCATCCAGTCGGTGGCGATCCAGCTCTCCCAGGAGTTCGGCTACACCCGGGAGATCGAGGACCGGGTGCAGGCACCCTGCCCGCTCTGGCTGGTCGCGGTGGCCCGGGTGCTCTCCGGCTCGGCCCAGGGGCTGATCTCGGCGGTGCTGGTCTTCCCGATCGCGGCCGTGGTGCACGCGCCGGGGGTGCACGCGCACCTGTCGGTGCACTGGTGGGTGGTGATCACCCTGATCCCGCTGGCCTGCCTGGCGATGACCTCGCTCGGGCTGGTGCTCGGCACCACCTTCGAACCGCGCAACATCGGGCTGATGTTCGGCTTCATCGTGCTGCCGCTGGTCTTCCTCGGCGGCACCTACTACCAGTGGACCAAGCTGGGGGCCGTGCAGGTCGGCGGGTTCCCCTGGCTGCAGACCCTGGTGCTGGTCAACCCGCTGATCTACATCGCCGAGGGCATGCGGGCGGGGCTGACCGACGCCTCGCACCTGCAGCTGTACGTGGTCTACCCGGTGCTGATCGCGTTCTGCGTGATCTTCCTGAGCCTGGGGCTGCGCAACTTCCGGCGCCGGGTGCTCTCCTGA
- a CDS encoding GntR family transcriptional regulator yields MIEYLIDRRSGVAAYLQIVQQTKRALRLGLLHAGDKLPTAREVVEATAINPNTVLKAYRELEREGLAEGRRGVGTFIRRSLPDPRRTADSALSADLTAWVRRARAAGLDREDAAALVSLALEHGYAGPPDAA; encoded by the coding sequence ATGATCGAGTACCTCATCGACCGGCGCAGCGGCGTGGCCGCCTACCTGCAGATCGTGCAGCAGACCAAGCGGGCCCTGCGGCTGGGGCTGCTGCACGCGGGCGACAAACTGCCCACCGCGCGCGAGGTGGTCGAGGCCACCGCGATCAACCCGAACACCGTCCTCAAGGCCTACCGCGAACTCGAACGCGAGGGACTGGCCGAGGGGCGCCGCGGGGTGGGCACCTTCATCCGCCGCTCGCTGCCGGACCCGCGCCGCACCGCCGACTCCGCGCTGAGCGCCGACCTCACCGCCTGGGTCCGCCGGGCCCGCGCCGCCGGCCTCGACCGCGAGGACGCCGCGGCGCTGGTCTCGCTCGCCCTGGAGCACGGCTACGCCGGGCCGCCCGACGCCGCCTGA
- a CDS encoding VOC family protein — MTTVKPVPDDYPRVVPYLSVDGAAAAIEFYVSVLGAQKRGGVLTGPDGRVGHAELALGDSVIMLSDEYPEVGSRGPKRIGGSPVTLHVYVEDVDAVFAKALEAGAVELRPVTDQFYGDRAGTFEDPFGHRWNVATHIEDVPPQEMAQRAAAAMGDS; from the coding sequence ATGACCACCGTGAAGCCCGTGCCGGACGACTACCCGCGCGTTGTGCCCTACCTGAGCGTCGACGGCGCCGCGGCGGCGATCGAGTTCTACGTCTCGGTGCTCGGCGCCCAGAAGCGCGGCGGCGTGCTGACCGGCCCCGACGGACGGGTCGGCCACGCCGAACTCGCGCTCGGCGACTCGGTGATCATGCTCTCCGACGAGTACCCGGAGGTCGGCTCGCGCGGGCCGAAGAGGATCGGCGGCTCGCCGGTCACGCTCCACGTGTACGTCGAGGACGTGGACGCCGTCTTCGCCAAGGCGCTGGAGGCCGGCGCCGTCGAGCTGCGGCCGGTCACCGACCAGTTCTACGGCGACCGCGCCGGCACCTTCGAGGACCCCTTCGGCCACCGCTGGAACGTGGCCACCCACATCGAGGACGTCCCGCCGCAGGAGATGGCCCAGCGGGCCGCCGCCGCGATGGGCGACAGCTGA
- the lysA gene encoding diaminopimelate decarboxylase, with the protein MTTSPALDGARLARTAAEHGTPAWVYDAGHIRAQIARLRSFDVIRFAQKACSNTHVLRLMRAEGVLVDAVSQGELERALAAGYEVAGPDEPVVLTADLLDRPTLRRVVELGVPVNAGSPQMLDQLGAASPGHQVWIRINPGFGHGHSRKTNTGGEHSKHGIWHEHLAESLELVDRHGLDLVGLHMHIGSGVDYGHLEAVCETMVKQVRLCGRDVRAISAGGGLSVPYAPGQPEVDTERYFRIWDAARQELVRELGHPVRLEIEPGRFLVAGAGVLLSEVRAQKPVGSNHFVLVDAGFNDLMRPAMYGSSHRISVLAPDGTPRIAPARETVLAGPLCESGDVFTQTAGGEVESVLLPRAEIGDLVVFHDTGAYGASMSSTYNSRPLIPEVLVDGAETRLIRRRQSVAELLALETGLPG; encoded by the coding sequence GTGACCACCTCCCCCGCCCTCGACGGCGCCCGGCTGGCCCGCACCGCCGCCGAGCACGGCACCCCGGCCTGGGTCTACGACGCCGGGCACATCCGCGCCCAGATCGCCCGGCTGCGCAGCTTCGACGTGATCCGGTTCGCCCAGAAGGCCTGCTCCAACACGCACGTCCTGCGGCTGATGCGGGCCGAGGGCGTCCTGGTGGACGCCGTCTCCCAGGGCGAGTTGGAGCGGGCACTGGCCGCGGGGTACGAGGTCGCGGGCCCGGACGAGCCGGTCGTCCTGACCGCCGACCTGCTGGACCGGCCCACGCTGCGCCGGGTGGTCGAACTGGGCGTCCCGGTCAACGCCGGCTCGCCGCAGATGCTCGACCAGCTGGGTGCGGCCAGCCCGGGCCACCAGGTCTGGATCCGGATCAACCCGGGCTTCGGGCACGGCCACAGCCGCAAGACCAACACCGGCGGCGAGCACAGCAAGCACGGCATCTGGCACGAACACCTCGCCGAGAGCCTGGAGTTGGTCGACCGTCACGGCCTCGACCTGGTCGGCCTGCACATGCACATCGGCTCGGGCGTGGACTACGGCCACCTGGAGGCGGTCTGCGAGACGATGGTCAAGCAGGTCCGGCTCTGCGGGCGGGACGTGCGGGCGATCTCGGCCGGCGGCGGCCTCTCGGTGCCCTACGCGCCCGGGCAGCCGGAGGTCGACACCGAGCGGTACTTCCGGATCTGGGACGCGGCCCGCCAGGAGCTGGTGCGCGAACTGGGCCACCCCGTACGGCTGGAGATCGAGCCGGGCCGCTTCCTGGTGGCCGGCGCCGGGGTGCTGCTCAGCGAGGTGCGGGCGCAGAAGCCGGTCGGCAGCAACCACTTCGTGCTGGTCGACGCCGGCTTCAACGACCTGATGCGGCCCGCCATGTACGGCAGCAGCCACCGCATCTCGGTGCTGGCGCCGGACGGCACGCCGCGGATCGCGCCGGCCCGCGAGACGGTGCTGGCCGGGCCGCTCTGCGAGTCCGGCGACGTGTTCACCCAGACCGCGGGCGGTGAGGTCGAGTCGGTGCTGCTGCCGCGCGCCGAGATCGGCGACCTGGTGGTCTTCCACGACACCGGGGCGTACGGCGCGAGCATGTCCTCCACCTACAACTCGCGCCCGCTGATCCCGGAGGTGCTGGTCGACGGGGCCGAGACCCGGCTGATCCGCCGCCGCCAGAGCGTCGCCGAACTGCTCGCACTGGAGACCGGACTGCCCGGCTGA
- a CDS encoding pyridoxamine 5'-phosphate oxidase family protein, with product MSDDSAARPPHAARPHMPGYGILGADQGSGLLPWSWAERRLTDSHDYWVCTVRPDGRPHSMPVWGVWLRGALWFSSSRRSRKYRNLADRPDCVLTTDNPHQPVVLDGVAEVMAAPVDVAAFLAALNAKYRTSYGPEFLDPAVNATIRVRPGSVFGLTDADFTGSPTRWTFD from the coding sequence GTGTCCGACGACTCGGCGGCGAGGCCGCCGCACGCGGCCCGGCCGCACATGCCGGGCTACGGCATCCTGGGCGCGGACCAGGGCAGCGGCCTGCTGCCCTGGTCCTGGGCCGAGCGGCGGCTGACCGACTCGCACGACTACTGGGTCTGCACGGTGCGCCCGGACGGCCGCCCGCACAGCATGCCGGTGTGGGGCGTCTGGCTGCGGGGCGCGCTCTGGTTCAGCAGCAGCCGGCGCTCGCGCAAGTACCGCAACCTGGCCGACCGCCCCGACTGCGTGCTCACCACCGACAACCCCCACCAGCCGGTGGTGCTCGACGGGGTCGCGGAGGTGATGGCAGCGCCGGTCGACGTCGCCGCGTTCCTGGCCGCGCTCAACGCGAAGTACCGGACCAGCTACGGCCCGGAGTTCCTGGACCCGGCGGTGAACGCGACCATCCGGGTCCGGCCGGGCTCGGTCTTCGGCCTGACCGACGCCGACTTCACCGGCTCGCCGACCCGCTGGACCTTCGACTGA
- a CDS encoding hydrolase, with the protein MSEIAFSPELTIDPSTALVLIDLQQGILGAPTVTPGPEILARGVRLADAFRAKGLPVVLVRVTFSADGGDLPPQRTLQATPRGGSWPANFAEFPAELTTGEHDIVITKRQWGAFTGTELDLQLRRRGVTQIVLAGIATSIGVESTARAAWEHGYHLTFVEDATTDMSAESHLHSFTRIFPRLGEIGSTDTVLTALGS; encoded by the coding sequence ATGTCCGAGATCGCCTTCTCGCCCGAACTGACCATCGACCCCAGCACCGCGCTGGTGCTGATCGACCTCCAGCAGGGCATCCTCGGCGCACCCACCGTCACCCCGGGCCCGGAGATCCTGGCCCGCGGCGTCCGGCTGGCCGACGCCTTCCGCGCCAAGGGCCTGCCCGTGGTCCTGGTCCGGGTCACCTTCTCCGCCGACGGCGGCGACCTGCCGCCGCAGCGCACCCTGCAGGCCACCCCGCGCGGCGGCTCCTGGCCCGCGAACTTCGCCGAGTTCCCGGCCGAGCTGACCACCGGCGAGCACGACATCGTCATCACCAAGCGCCAGTGGGGCGCCTTCACCGGCACCGAGCTGGACCTCCAGCTGCGCCGGCGCGGGGTGACCCAGATCGTGCTGGCCGGCATCGCCACCAGCATCGGCGTGGAGTCCACCGCGCGGGCGGCCTGGGAGCACGGCTACCACCTGACCTTCGTCGAGGACGCCACCACCGACATGAGCGCCGAGTCGCACCTGCACAGCTTCACCCGGATCTTCCCGCGGCTCGGCGAGATCGGCAGCACCGACACGGTGCTCACCGCGCTCGGCTCCTGA
- a CDS encoding glycosyltransferase family 2 protein, translated as MPAPLISIVLPAYDLQGQLADCLDSILEQSFGGFEVIVVTDPSPDCPSRVPHAAQDGRVSVLRLNATVGVGRSRNAGAARATGRYLLFLDSDHVLDPGALLALAEKVSAADPQVLLFGHTRLHAGQVWPGGAAALLGSVQEAAGAGCFRVADHPELLGAPAQVWDRLISRRLWEDEELAFPEGEYEEVPVAYQALLAAERVAVLDRDLVQIRRRHTVHPTGSPGSSTFDLFDQYERSFELLDRRPEHEVLRPHLFGRMIRHYLFVFDLAGCVTRAARPRFFHRAAEHYQRYLPAGFKRPGGRAGLKFSLLAGGVYSAFEVAKLSQIARTAVTGKGGRG; from the coding sequence ATGCCCGCACCCCTCATCTCCATCGTCCTGCCCGCCTATGACCTGCAAGGACAGCTCGCCGACTGCCTGGACTCGATCCTCGAGCAGTCCTTCGGCGGCTTCGAGGTCATCGTGGTGACGGACCCCTCGCCCGACTGCCCGAGCCGGGTCCCGCACGCGGCGCAGGACGGGCGGGTGTCGGTGCTGCGGCTGAACGCCACGGTGGGCGTGGGCCGCAGCCGCAATGCGGGGGCGGCGCGCGCCACCGGGCGTTATCTGCTCTTCCTGGACAGCGACCACGTGCTCGATCCCGGGGCACTGCTGGCCCTGGCCGAAAAGGTGAGCGCGGCGGATCCGCAGGTGCTGCTCTTCGGCCACACCCGGCTGCACGCCGGGCAGGTCTGGCCGGGCGGCGCCGCCGCCCTGCTGGGCTCGGTCCAGGAAGCGGCCGGGGCAGGCTGCTTCCGGGTGGCCGACCACCCCGAACTGCTCGGCGCGCCCGCCCAGGTCTGGGACCGGCTGATCAGCCGCCGGCTCTGGGAGGACGAGGAGCTGGCCTTCCCCGAGGGCGAGTACGAGGAGGTGCCGGTGGCCTACCAGGCGCTGCTGGCGGCCGAGCGGGTCGCGGTGCTGGACCGGGACCTGGTGCAGATCCGGCGCCGCCACACCGTGCACCCCACCGGGTCGCCCGGCAGCAGCACCTTCGACCTCTTCGACCAGTACGAGCGCAGCTTCGAACTGCTCGACCGGCGCCCGGAGCACGAGGTGCTGCGGCCCCACCTGTTCGGCCGGATGATCCGGCACTACCTCTTCGTCTTCGACCTGGCGGGCTGTGTCACCCGGGCGGCCCGGCCGCGGTTCTTCCACCGGGCCGCCGAGCACTACCAGCGCTACCTGCCGGCGGGCTTCAAGCGCCCGGGCGGGCGCGCGGGGCTGAAGTTCTCGTTGCTGGCGGGCGGCGTGTACAGCGCGTTCGAGGTGGCGAAGCTGTCGCAGATCGCGCGAACGGCGGTCACAGGGAAGGGCGGGCGGGGGTAG
- a CDS encoding dsRBD fold-containing protein, with product MRNYRLDNQWDIELSFEEDGTRTACSARLAGERAPALHGQGAALRQTSDRPDYRIGEELAASRALHALARQLRARADGEIGAADHWPADAGH from the coding sequence ATGCGCAACTACCGGCTGGACAACCAGTGGGACATCGAGCTGAGCTTCGAGGAGGACGGCACCAGGACGGCCTGCTCGGCCCGGCTGGCCGGTGAGCGCGCCCCCGCCCTGCACGGCCAGGGTGCGGCACTACGCCAGACGAGTGATAGGCCCGACTACCGGATCGGCGAGGAGCTCGCCGCCTCCCGCGCGCTGCACGCGCTGGCCCGGCAGCTGCGGGCCCGGGCCGACGGCGAGATCGGCGCGGCGGACCACTGGCCCGCCGACGCGGGCCACTGA
- a CDS encoding MarR family winged helix-turn-helix transcriptional regulator, with translation MPDDAQDQQQHQQGQQGQQGAPQQLQETAEELALSLGLLVRRLRAEASTSGLTLSQEAALKRLEREGPRTAAELARAEQVRPQSMLATVGALLAEGLIERTPHPEDGRQLLISLTEPARTLLRERRAAGRGRLVELIATRLDPAEQQTLHEAAGLLRRLATD, from the coding sequence GTGCCGGATGACGCGCAGGACCAGCAGCAGCACCAGCAGGGCCAGCAGGGCCAGCAGGGCGCACCGCAGCAGCTGCAGGAGACCGCCGAGGAGCTGGCCCTCTCCCTGGGCCTGCTGGTGCGCCGGCTGCGCGCGGAGGCCTCGACGAGCGGCCTCACGCTCTCCCAGGAGGCCGCTCTCAAGCGGCTGGAGCGCGAGGGACCCCGGACGGCGGCCGAGCTGGCCCGGGCCGAGCAGGTCCGGCCGCAGTCCATGCTGGCCACCGTCGGCGCCCTGCTCGCCGAGGGGCTGATCGAGCGCACCCCGCACCCCGAGGACGGCCGGCAGCTGCTGATCTCGCTCACCGAGCCGGCCCGGACGCTGCTGCGCGAGCGCCGGGCCGCCGGCCGCGGCCGGCTGGTGGAGCTGATCGCCACCCGGCTCGACCCGGCCGAGCAGCAGACCCTGCACGAGGCCGCCGGCCTGCTGCGCCGCCTGGCGACCGACTGA
- a CDS encoding NADP-dependent oxidoreductase gives MKAVRIHQPGDHHSLVLEDAPTPVPATGDVLVRVHAASFVPDELHWPGSWVDRAGRDRTPTVPAHEVAGVVAEVRYGSTGFSVGERVYGLGDWHRDGAAAEFIAIEARSLAALPDAVDFSTAAALPLAGLTAWQGLFTHGGLAAGQRVLVHGAAGGTGSLAVQLAHRAGAQVIASGRGKAAALAKELGAEQFVDLEQDPLAATAGQVDLVFDTIGGELLAASAQLVRPGGVLVSVTAPPPVAPEAGRSAFFIVEPDRGQLAELARQTAAGLLKPQVGAVFPLAQAREAFAAKLHGIPGKAVLRVL, from the coding sequence ATGAAGGCAGTACGGATCCACCAGCCCGGCGACCACCACTCCCTCGTCCTGGAGGACGCCCCAACCCCCGTACCCGCCACCGGTGATGTGCTGGTGCGGGTGCACGCGGCCAGCTTCGTCCCGGACGAGCTGCACTGGCCGGGCAGCTGGGTGGACCGTGCAGGGCGCGACCGCACCCCCACCGTGCCGGCCCACGAGGTGGCCGGGGTCGTCGCCGAAGTCCGTTACGGCAGCACCGGCTTCTCCGTCGGCGAGCGCGTCTACGGGCTCGGCGACTGGCACCGCGACGGGGCGGCGGCGGAGTTCATCGCGATCGAGGCCCGCAGCCTGGCTGCGCTGCCCGATGCGGTCGACTTCAGCACGGCCGCCGCCCTGCCGCTGGCCGGACTGACGGCCTGGCAGGGCCTGTTCACCCACGGCGGGCTGGCGGCCGGGCAGCGGGTCCTGGTGCACGGCGCGGCCGGCGGCACCGGGAGCCTGGCCGTCCAGCTCGCCCACCGGGCGGGCGCCCAGGTGATCGCCTCCGGCCGCGGCAAGGCGGCGGCGCTGGCCAAGGAGCTGGGCGCGGAGCAGTTCGTCGACCTGGAGCAGGACCCGCTGGCCGCCACGGCGGGCCAGGTGGACCTGGTCTTCGACACCATCGGCGGCGAGCTGCTGGCCGCCTCCGCCCAGCTGGTGCGGCCCGGCGGCGTACTGGTCTCCGTCACCGCCCCGCCGCCGGTCGCGCCCGAGGCCGGCCGCAGCGCCTTCTTCATCGTCGAGCCCGACCGCGGCCAACTCGCCGAGCTGGCCCGTCAGACCGCCGCCGGGCTGCTCAAGCCCCAGGTCGGCGCGGTCTTCCCGCTGGCGCAGGCGCGGGAGGCGTTCGCGGCCAAACTGCACGGCATCCCGGGCAAGGCCGTGCTCCGAGTTCTCTGA
- a CDS encoding LCP family protein — translation MTFDGNGPTEGGNPGEGQFGPDGGPGPTGNPSGAPQPAGGRAAARKAAKAGPGRRTGTQSAAGPDAGAPGTPPAGGRAAARRGAAGGKLTKAAKRKRILKYTAMGVGFVVVASVGGGYLYVQELNSNIRKGALNNGGSALAPESKPNAAGQTPLNILMIGSDGRTSADDCKLGGSCDGSAPHADTEMLVHLSADRSNASIMSIPRDTQADIPACTNPTTKAVTKAKHDIITDSLNVGDAGCVVDTWEKLTKIHIDHYMMVDFAGVVNMADAIGGVDVCTKENVMDYQPSTDKEGVFHQVGSHLELPAGTHSIKGEQALEWLRTRHAFGDGTDLGRAQAQHLYINSMIRELKSAKTLANPLKLNDLAQAATKALTVDNGLGSVNALASLALDLNKVPTNRITTVTAPTVYQDNPANPDAAFVVTTPDSFKLFQMIAADVPLDRNAPPPTAAPADPATSSAPVAATSAPAPSPSAPAAPVEKSAVRVTVQNASGASGRSTAISDALTAQGYTHATLDPRTAPKSPTKLLYPAAEQAQAKAVAASLGLPDSVLSESTASAHLTLLVGTDWTSGTSWPSGAPGGGNAASPAAAPPAPTAMPTAAVAQNAQDDANQCMDVNPSPYHSFKDGQSHYIYSWTGPNAPNVPQP, via the coding sequence ATGACGTTCGACGGCAACGGCCCTACCGAGGGCGGAAATCCGGGCGAGGGGCAGTTCGGGCCGGACGGTGGTCCTGGTCCGACGGGCAACCCTTCCGGAGCTCCCCAGCCCGCCGGTGGCCGCGCCGCCGCCCGCAAGGCCGCGAAAGCGGGCCCGGGCCGCCGCACCGGAACCCAGAGCGCGGCCGGCCCGGACGCCGGCGCCCCCGGCACCCCGCCGGCGGGCGGCCGGGCCGCCGCGCGCCGCGGCGCGGCCGGCGGCAAGCTCACCAAGGCCGCCAAGCGCAAGCGGATCCTCAAGTACACGGCGATGGGCGTGGGCTTCGTGGTGGTGGCCAGTGTCGGCGGCGGCTACCTCTACGTCCAGGAGCTCAACTCCAACATCCGCAAGGGCGCGCTCAACAACGGCGGCTCGGCGCTCGCCCCCGAGTCCAAGCCGAACGCGGCCGGCCAGACCCCGCTCAACATCCTGATGATCGGCTCGGACGGCCGGACCAGCGCGGACGACTGCAAGCTCGGCGGCTCCTGCGACGGCAGCGCCCCGCACGCCGACACCGAGATGCTGGTCCACCTGTCGGCCGACCGCAGCAACGCCTCCATCATGAGCATCCCGCGCGACACCCAGGCGGACATCCCGGCCTGCACCAATCCGACCACCAAAGCGGTCACCAAGGCCAAGCACGACATCATCACCGACAGCCTCAACGTCGGGGACGCGGGCTGCGTGGTGGACACCTGGGAGAAGCTCACCAAGATCCACATCGACCACTACATGATGGTCGACTTCGCGGGCGTGGTGAACATGGCCGACGCCATCGGCGGCGTCGACGTCTGCACCAAAGAGAACGTGATGGACTACCAGCCCTCCACGGACAAGGAGGGCGTCTTCCACCAGGTCGGCTCCCACCTGGAGCTGCCGGCCGGCACCCACTCGATCAAGGGCGAGCAGGCGCTGGAGTGGCTGCGCACCCGGCACGCCTTCGGCGACGGCACCGACCTCGGACGCGCCCAGGCCCAGCACCTCTACATCAACTCGATGATCCGCGAGCTGAAGTCGGCCAAGACCCTCGCCAACCCGCTGAAGCTCAACGACCTCGCCCAGGCGGCCACCAAGGCGCTGACCGTCGACAACGGCCTCGGTTCGGTGAACGCGCTGGCCTCGCTGGCCCTGGATCTCAACAAGGTGCCCACCAACCGGATCACCACGGTGACGGCGCCGACCGTCTACCAGGACAACCCGGCCAACCCCGACGCCGCCTTCGTGGTGACCACGCCCGACTCGTTCAAGCTCTTCCAGATGATCGCGGCCGACGTCCCGCTCGACCGCAACGCCCCGCCGCCCACCGCGGCGCCGGCCGACCCCGCCACCAGCAGCGCGCCGGTGGCGGCGACCAGCGCGCCCGCCCCGTCGCCCTCCGCGCCGGCCGCGCCAGTGGAGAAGTCCGCCGTGCGGGTCACGGTGCAGAACGCCAGCGGCGCCTCCGGCCGCAGCACCGCGATCAGCGACGCGCTCACCGCGCAGGGCTACACGCACGCCACGCTGGACCCCAGGACCGCACCCAAGTCGCCCACCAAGCTGCTCTATCCGGCCGCCGAGCAGGCACAGGCCAAGGCCGTGGCAGCCTCCCTCGGCCTGCCCGACAGCGTGCTGAGCGAGTCCACCGCGTCGGCCCATCTGACCCTGCTGGTCGGCACCGACTGGACCAGCGGCACCAGTTGGCCGAGCGGCGCGCCCGGCGGCGGCAACGCGGCGAGCCCGGCCGCCGCGCCGCCCGCACCCACCGCGATGCCGACCGCCGCGGTGGCGCAGAACGCGCAGGACGACGCCAACCAGTGCATGGACGTCAACCCGTCGCCGTACCACTCGTTCAAGGACGGCCAGTCGCACTACATCTACAGCTGGACCGGTCCGAACGCGCCGAACGTGCCGCAGCCCTGA